Part of the Triticum urartu cultivar G1812 chromosome 2, Tu2.1, whole genome shotgun sequence genome, ctgtggcctccggaattaggagatcttcgccccttttggccacctgtcggagtatccaacatgctctaaggctatgagttggtgtggcgtcctctgtactatgaattttacagggtccattaagccatccctccagtacggttccatgccctgtagagggttttggttttttggtttttaacccgtgtgtctgatgatgatgcacccttttatttcggacgaggtttctattcagggccggattgtcccaaaatttagtttcggttttccgggcgctttccatcgcacagtacttttgtactatggacgccaagtcagcgaagcgtgtaagatcacgacgacctgtggcgttgaggattcccttgtccgtgcaattattgcagaagattgagattgcgtcttcctcgcggcagtcctttatcctgctcataaccaggaggaaccttgcacagtaatgatgtactgtttcttcgggcttttgcctgatttgggatagatcgcttatgttcgggtgggtgggtggaattaagtccggaacttcacccaatctaagactcagaggccaaggagtttccgaactctgaagtttggattcttggatgttgtccagtgaatctagcctttgcctgattctaagttcaggtcttgagttacatcctcccctccgcgggtatccggcttggagggatcgggaatccggacgtaactagtccttaagatagatgaagagtcgcagcactgtgcctctaccacggcaacgtgatgggtgacttggggagaattaatttctcttagattgggtttaagcccaatctggtcataatccgtagtgacccccaaggcggcgatgcgatccaagagcttgtttacggaagagagctccattggatctaactgctcgacgagttccgagctgacgaagattgcttttgatgacctgagaggtcaccgtcggtgcaacggccgaacaggcggtcatgagaaaaccgcctagccggagagtttggccgacagccaaggctcccttagtaacggcgccgtctttaaagacgggaagaggcatccttcctgattgcgacggcacagaggaactctcaatgaaagcaccaatgtcggtgtcaaaaccggcgaatctcgggtagggggtcccgaactgtgcgtctaggccggatggtaacaggaggcaaggaacacgatgttttacccaggttcgggccctcttgatggaggtaaaaccctacgtcctgctggattaatattgatgatatgggtagtacaagagtagatctaccacgagatcaaggaggctaaaccctagaagctagcctatggtatgattgttgtatgatgaagttgtcctacggactaaaaccctccggtttatatagacaccggagagggttagggttacacaaagtcggttacaatagtaggagatctaaatatccgcatcgccaagcttgccttccacgccaaggaaagtcccatccggacacgagacgaagtcttcaatcttgtatcttcatagtcctggagtccggctgaaggtatagtccggctacccggacaccccctaatccaggactccctcaaggggaGCCTGGCTGGTGTTCGGGACGCATTTTGGGTGAGAGCGATCTTGTAATGTTGGATCTCTTTGTGTGAGTTGGGGGCGGGTGGAGGCATGTGTGTGCGTCATCATTTTTTAGAAAAATCCAATCTAATCATAATCTTTCATGGGAGTACTGAGAACACCAGAAGTAAGGGCATATCAAACGCAGACCCTGAGATTGGACACCGCATCTAGTCCTGGACATTGATGCAGGAGCCGGCTATCCAACCATGCTTGCATACATTTCAAAGTAGATATCAACAAATCAGATGGATTACATGCAAATTAAATGATTTTTATCTAAATCGAAGCACATTCATTACATTTTTGACATATTTCATCCGAAAAGCGACCAGGCCTAATCCTATTCTAGATCTACAGCGGTGCACATCCTTCAGGTCCTTGTTGTTCACCTCCGGCATTGGCCGTGACCATGTTCGACAGAGCATCTCCACTAGCGATCCTAGCAAAAAGATGTGATCTCTGCAATACATTTATATCATTGAGAGAACCCGACAATCCAAGAAAGCAATGCCAGATCCACAAGTCATGTGAAGCCACGGCTTCGagcaaaatagtgggatcatgtTTATGATCGGTGTACTGCCTATGCCAAGTCGCAGGGCAGTTCTTCCACCTCCAATGCATGCAATCCACACCCCCGAAGCATGCCCATCCACCCTCTTGCTTCATTCATCGCCATCAACTTCTTTGTGTTCTCCTCATTAGAAGCTCGGAGATAGGGACCAAAAACCCGGATGAAGACCTTGGTAAACACACGCACACATTTGATCGTGGTATCTTCTCCAATGCGAAGATACTCATTGGTGTAGTCACCCGGAATGTCGTATGCTATCACTCACGTTGCTGCCAatatcttttggtatgaactaaATCCTAGCAAACCAGTGGCATTCCTCCGGCGAGTGAAAAAACTGAGAATGTGAACAAAAAGAGATCTACGCATTCGATAACGCCTACGGAAGATATGTGTCGGATAGGTCAGTACCTCGGCGAAGTAATCTTTCATGAGCATGGAACGATGAGTTAGGTTGTGGAATGCAAAGACGACCAATCGGCAATCATCGACGCTTTCTCTTCCTGATGGCCTCAAAATATTAGATGAGATGCAATAAGCCGATGTGCTTGAAACCATAGTCAAAAGCATGTCCTCAAAGACGGCCAACTGTCGATCGTCGGCGCTTTCTCTTCCTGGCCTCAAAATCTTGGAAAAGATGCAACAAGACTAGGTGCTTGACATCATCATCAAAAAGCACATCCTTTATGTCGAAGTCATCTGACTTGACGACTCCAGTCATCCATCTAAAAAATTAGTCCGCGATTTAATCTACAAATCAACCGTCTCGTAAAAGTAAAACGCACGGAAACTTTTGGAGAAATTACCTTTCGCGGCAAGAAGGCGTTGCTTCTTCCCATCAATGATTGGTAGCAAATCCGCCGCCCCTACTTCCCATGGTCGTGCGGCCCCAAACCTGCGGCGCCGGCACGACAGTTGCGAGGAAGAATCAGGGATCAAGCGCGCCCGAAACAACCTCTTCTGACTGCAACGAGGCCCCGAGTGAAGCTCCGTGATGAATCCATGGAGACGTCGGCCACGCATCCACGGGATGGATGGCCACCCACAAGCTCGCAAACCGGTGGAAAAGATGCAACGGAAGGCGGCGGAACTACTCGATGGCGCGGGATGGCCAGGGGCAATCAGAATCAACGGCGAGATGCGGCAGCGGAATAGAGCGCACGAGCTGAAACTTCCGCCCTGTCAAAATTTTCTGCCGATAGGGGAAACTGCACATATATACAGCTTAAGGGGTCTAATATATAGCTCCTCAGGAAAAAAAAACCAGGTTAAAGGTTTTCGCAGGACATGTCCGGGACAATTTTTTCAGCCTGAAACGGCGGTTATTTTCCGGGTCGGGGCCGTGGGGCATTTTACGGATCCGCTAGAGATCTCTTAAAAGCATGGGATAGGATGGGATCTGGTAGAGATGCTGTAAAAAAACCTCAACATGGTATAATAACGCCACGTGAACAAATTAACGAGTGAGTGTCCAGTCTCCACGGAAACAGAGAAGGAGCAAACATGCTCTGCGCTCCGCCGCAAACGCTGCGTCCGTCGCGGCCGCTCTTGCCCCAACCGCGATGCTCCGGCAGCGCACAGCCGTCGCCGTCCTCGGCCGGGAACATCCGGCGGCAGGTGCTCCAGCCCGAGGGCCGCGCGAAGCTGGACCCGCGCTCCGACCGCGACTTCTACGCGTTCCCGCGCCTCGTCAAGCACGTCGACGACGGCTTCCTCGCCACGCTCACCGACCTCTACAGGGAGCGGCTGCGACCGGAGTCGGACGTGCTGGACCTCATGAGCTCCTGGGTGAGCCACCTGCCCCCGGAGATGCGGTTCCGGCGCGTCGTCGGCCACGGGCTCAACGCGCAGGAGCTGGCCAAGAACCCGCGCCTGGACTACTTCTTCGTCAGCGACCTCAACCGGGAGCAGCGGCTGGAGCTCGAGAGCGCCTCCCTCGACGCCGTTCTCTGCACCGTGAGCGTGCAGTACCTGCAGTCGCCAGAAAAAGTATGTGCCATCCACCACCGTGTGTTCTTATCCTCTTCTTCTCTCCACCACACAATTGATACATATTAACTGTTCGATCAGTTCATATGCTCACTGCATACTGATTTCCTTGTAAGGTTTTCGCGGAGATCTACCGGGTGCTGAAGCCGGGCGGAGTGTGCATCATGAGCTTCAGCAACCGGATGTTCTACGAGAAGGCCATCGGCGCGTGGCGGGAGGGGTCCGCCTACAGCCGCGTCCAGCTCGTGACGCAGTACTTCCAGTGCGTCGAAGGTTTCACGCAGCCGGAGGTGGTCCGGAGGCTGCCGCCCTCCGACGCCGGCGGCAAGTCGGGCTCGTCGCCGCTGGAGGCCCTGCTGAGGCTGTTCGGGCAGGCCAACTCTGACCCGTTTTACGCCGTCATCTCGTACAGAAACTTCAAGCCCATGTGAAATTCTTCGATTTACGTAGAAATGCCAAGAGCAGAAAACATGTCCGAATGTTGGAAATGCCAAGAGTAACATAGAGTATGTATATATACATACGAAATACGGAAGTTTCTGTACGAAACAGTACTGGCACGCTGCCTGTAACGTAGTATTTCAGACCCGCGTTCATCTGGAGATAGGAGTCCGAGACTGACTCGTACTAGTCGTACACGACGCGCCACGATCCCGCGGGCAGTCGGAGTGGTCGGCCATATAAGCCAGCAGGGGGCGCGCGTCCAATACCCCAAGTTCACGCCGCTGCATTGCCGCGTCCAGCCATCCAACACCGTAGCCCGTCGAACTTACGAGTTGATTAGGGCACGGCGCAATGATCCGCCCGACGATGGCGTGGGAGAAGGCGGTGCAGAGATTCGCCAAGGGCGAGAAGGAATTCACCGAGGGGGCAGAGATCCTGCGGCAGTTCGCCGCCGTCACGGAGGCGGACCTTGCGGCGGGGAAGCTGGTGCCCACGAGGGAATTCGCCGCCGCGACCGCGCTCGCCGAGGAGACCGCCCTCCGCCTGCTCCACAgggcggaggaggaggtggggAACGCCGAGCACACGGCCGCGGCGTTCGTGGGTAGGCCGGGGGCCGAGAAACTGGTGGAGCCGCTCCGCAGCCACGCCGCCTCCGTCGCCAGGCTGAGGACGCAGGCCGCGGAGTTCGCCGCTTTCACGCGCCGGATGGCCTCGCTGCCGGTCGTGGAGGagcccgagagctccgagttgaGACCGCGTGGAGGCTTGACGGCGGGAGTCGAAGGATCCGGACGCAGGGAACAACGAACAAGGAGGCCCAACGCCAGATACTTCGGGCCCGAGTGGAGCTCCTGAGCCCGCCGGCCGGCCATCGGACACTCCAACACTGCTACTCCACAACTGATTTCATACGATCTACTCCTACCAGAATACGAGATCATGCCGTTTGTTACCTTTGTCTTGAAAGTTCAAACTAGATTATCGGTCGTTTGTTACTTTTCTGGTCAGAGTTTAAACTAAGATTATCGGTCAGCTTCAGATGATGTATATACATATAGCTTGGGAACAGCGATACGTTTGTTGCACATGTAAGACCTACCCACATGAGCAGTCAAATTCTAAGgtcctctttgattcgtaggattttcaAAACGTATGAATAAAAAAACATGAGATTAAAGTGGCATGTCATCTTAAATCCTAATGATTGTATAaatgtttgattgtgcatagaaaaacgtaggattctttcaaagaggtttgagtggagtctagtgcaaatgaatcatatgaaAAAATTCATATGGTTTACAATCCCACGAATCAAACAACCTACATAGGAGAAATTCATAAGGAGTAGAATCCTCCAAGGCCTtctttggtttggaggaattttATAGAATAGAATTCTtataagattttttttctttagaGCCATTTGGTTCATAGAAACGGATTCCTATTCCTACACAGGATTAGTTCAtatcctccacatttcaaagaaaaataaacatgagtctagactcaatgaaaaaattTGTATGATGCGAACAAATGACATTTTTTTTTCCTATTCTTACTCATAGAatttgagatgcatgtcatctcatttcctataAGTTTCTTATTCCTACGCACCATCTGCAAGCGTATGAACCAAAGAAGGCCCAAAATTCCtctgagaatcctttgaatcaaagaagccctaaTGGTGCATCCTTATCTTGAAGTTTGAGAAATTTGCACCTGAACTGGACTTAAAGTGCAGCAAATCATGCCGTAGAAAGACCA contains:
- the LOC125538732 gene encoding uncharacterized protein LOC125538732, encoding MLCAPPQTLRPSRPLLPQPRCSGSAQPSPSSAGNIRRQVLQPEGRAKLDPRSDRDFYAFPRLVKHVDDGFLATLTDLYRERLRPESDVLDLMSSWVSHLPPEMRFRRVVGHGLNAQELAKNPRLDYFFVSDLNREQRLELESASLDAVLCTVSVQYLQSPEKVFAEIYRVLKPGGVCIMSFSNRMFYEKAIGAWREGSAYSRVQLVTQYFQCVEGFTQPEVVRRLPPSDAGGKSGSSPLEALLRLFGQANSDPFYAVISYRNFKPM